Proteins from a genomic interval of Nostoc sp. TCL240-02:
- a CDS encoding glycosyltransferase family 2 protein, translated as MISIITPVYNGEKFIESCLQVVIYQNCLEVEHIIVDGGSSDKTVDIIKDKANQYSHIRWISEKDKGQSDAMNKGIAMAQGEIIGVLNVDDFYEVNLLNRICEIFATLPEPSFIVGNCNIINQKNQLIYINKPSKLRTIDLLLGRRVNDDGIIDASFPVNPSAYFYHKSLHQKIGLYKVEDHYSMDIDFLLKAVCSSHVKYFNETWGNFRYYPGTKTFDDSATGSSLARIKQLFNDYIKTLSLMERYQIWLARNINFTFLKIFYFSKHPERLPESIKQRLAKQDLRKK; from the coding sequence ATGATTAGTATAATTACACCAGTTTATAACGGTGAGAAATTTATAGAATCTTGCCTTCAAGTTGTCATTTACCAAAATTGTTTAGAAGTGGAGCATATCATTGTTGATGGAGGTTCAAGTGACAAGACGGTAGACATTATTAAAGATAAAGCCAATCAATATTCCCACATACGTTGGATTAGTGAAAAGGACAAAGGACAATCTGACGCTATGAACAAAGGAATTGCTATGGCGCAAGGAGAGATTATTGGTGTTTTAAATGTTGATGATTTTTATGAAGTAAATCTTCTTAACCGCATCTGTGAGATTTTTGCAACTTTACCAGAACCTAGTTTTATTGTTGGTAACTGTAATATCATTAATCAGAAAAACCAGCTAATTTATATTAATAAACCTAGCAAATTACGAACAATAGATTTACTGTTAGGAAGACGAGTTAATGATGATGGAATTATCGATGCTTCTTTTCCAGTAAATCCATCTGCTTACTTCTATCATAAATCATTACATCAAAAAATTGGACTCTATAAAGTAGAAGATCATTATTCAATGGATATAGATTTCCTTTTGAAAGCTGTTTGTTCATCTCATGTTAAGTATTTCAATGAAACTTGGGGTAACTTTAGATATTATCCAGGAACTAAAACATTTGATGATTCTGCAACAGGAAGCAGTTTAGCGCGAATTAAACAATTATTTAATGATTATATTAAAACACTATCCTTGATGGAGCGATATCAAATTTGGTTAGCTCGGAATATAAATTTTACCTTCTTAAAAATCTTTTATTTTTCCAAGCATCCAGAACGATTGCCTGAATCTATTAAGCAGCGATTAGCTAAACAAGACTTACGCAAAAAATAG
- a CDS encoding Rieske (2Fe-2S) protein, which translates to MSWTKVLAVEALSPGTREVVKVGNRKILLLNHENQLYAVDNTCPHLKLPLKSGKIKGGAIVCSFHHSAFDLRTGEVQDWCSWPPGVGKVLSLVSQPKALPVFPLRVEEGNIWVDVQEE; encoded by the coding sequence ATGAGCTGGACTAAAGTTCTTGCAGTCGAAGCACTTTCCCCAGGTACGCGAGAAGTGGTGAAAGTTGGCAACCGTAAAATTCTGCTTTTGAATCACGAAAATCAGCTTTATGCTGTAGATAACACCTGCCCTCACTTAAAATTACCTCTGAAAAGTGGCAAAATAAAAGGTGGGGCAATTGTTTGTTCTTTCCATCACAGTGCTTTTGACCTGCGGACTGGTGAAGTACAAGACTGGTGTTCTTGGCCACCTGGTGTAGGCAAGGTACTCTCATTGGTTTCACAACCAAAGGCGTTGCCGGTGTTTCCTCTTCGTGTGGAAGAAGGGAATATCTGGGTTGATGTACAAGAGGAATAG